From Camarhynchus parvulus chromosome 22, STF_HiC, whole genome shotgun sequence, a single genomic window includes:
- the LOC115912572 gene encoding interleukin-36 receptor antagonist protein-like isoform X2 yields the protein MAGAGRALLRSVATPAATFFLPSSLPLRRPQRPEPGVPLEPGVAPGPGVPESRGCHSGGRGVTGAGGPIGAGVAPESGVPAEPGVPAEPGVAPEPRSHRSRGPSGTGAPMEAEGFALCHAPALQTKVFQYRLWDVNQRSLYLRDDQLVAGHLQGANAALEEKVFWVPNRALEPARLPVILGIRSGSRCLRTERGPGGEPRLRLQDVDIRELPRAGDSAAAFTFFRSYRDGLWRFESAAHPGWFLCTSPRGHQPLALCRHRDVTSHLLDFYFQLC from the exons ATggcgggggcggggcgcgcCCTTCTCAGGAGTGTGGCAACACCAGCGGCaactttcttccttccttcctcccttcctctccgCCGCCCGCAGCGCCCGGAGCCGGGGGTCCCGCTGGAACCGGGGGTAGCACCGGGGCCGGGGGTCCCAGAGAGCCGGGGCTGTCACAGCGGAGGCAGGGGCGTCACAGGAGCCGGGGGTCCCATAGGAGCCGGGGTAGCACCGGAATCGGGGGTCCCAGCGGAACCGGGGGTCCCAGCGGAACCGGGGGTCGCACCGGAGCCGCGCTCGCACCGGAGCCGGGGTCCCAGCGGAACCGGGGCTCCCATGG AGGCCGAAGGCTTCGCCCTCTGCCACGCGCCCGCGCTGCAGACCAAGGTGTTCCAGTACCG GCTGTGGGACGTGAACCAGAGGTCGCTGTACCTGCGCGATGACCAGCTGGTGGCCGGGCACCTGCAGGGCGCCAACGCCGCGCTGGAAG AGAAAGTGTTCTGGGTGCCCAACCGCGCCCTGGAGCCCGCCCGGCTGCCCGTGATCCTGGGAATCCGGAGCGGCTCCCGCTGCCTCCGCACCGAGCGCGGCCCCGGCGGAGAGCCCCGGCTGCGGCTGCAG GACGTGGACATCCGGGAGCTGCCCCGCGCCGGTGACAGCGCGGCCGCCTTCACCTTCTTCCGCTCCTACCGGGACGGGCTGTGGCGCTTCGAGTCGGCCGCGCACCCCGGCTGGTTCCTGTGCACGTCCCCGCGCGGCCACCAGCCCCTGGCGCTCTGTCGCCACCGCGATGTCACCTCCCACCTGCTCGACTTCtacttccagctctgctga
- the LOC115912572 gene encoding interleukin-1 receptor antagonist protein-like isoform X1 yields the protein MAGAGRALLRSVATPAATFFLPSSLPLRRPQRPEPGVPLEPGVAPGPGVPESRGCHSGGRGVTGAGGPIGAGVAPESGVPAEPGVPAEPGVAPEPRSHRSRGPSGTGAPMGERCPGTPRTARRGRGAPGTAGATGRGPQGSGGAGGGLRVAALSLALLFLRAEAEGFALCHAPALQTKVFQYRLWDVNQRSLYLRDDQLVAGHLQGANAALEEKVFWVPNRALEPARLPVILGIRSGSRCLRTERGPGGEPRLRLQDVDIRELPRAGDSAAAFTFFRSYRDGLWRFESAAHPGWFLCTSPRGHQPLALCRHRDVTSHLLDFYFQLC from the exons ATggcgggggcggggcgcgcCCTTCTCAGGAGTGTGGCAACACCAGCGGCaactttcttccttccttcctcccttcctctccgCCGCCCGCAGCGCCCGGAGCCGGGGGTCCCGCTGGAACCGGGGGTAGCACCGGGGCCGGGGGTCCCAGAGAGCCGGGGCTGTCACAGCGGAGGCAGGGGCGTCACAGGAGCCGGGGGTCCCATAGGAGCCGGGGTAGCACCGGAATCGGGGGTCCCAGCGGAACCGGGGGTCCCAGCGGAACCGGGGGTCGCACCGGAGCCGCGCTCGCACCGGAGCCGGGGTCCCAGCGGAACCGGGGCTCCCATGGGTGAGCGCTGCCCGGGGACCCCGCGCACGGCCCGGAGGGGACGCGGAGCGCCCGGCACGGCCGGTGCCACCGGGAGGGGTCCCCAAGGCTcggggggcgcgggcggggGGCTCCGGGTGGCCGCCCTCAGCCTCGCCCTCCTCTTCCTCCGCGCAGAGGCCGAAGGCTTCGCCCTCTGCCACGCGCCCGCGCTGCAGACCAAGGTGTTCCAGTACCG GCTGTGGGACGTGAACCAGAGGTCGCTGTACCTGCGCGATGACCAGCTGGTGGCCGGGCACCTGCAGGGCGCCAACGCCGCGCTGGAAG AGAAAGTGTTCTGGGTGCCCAACCGCGCCCTGGAGCCCGCCCGGCTGCCCGTGATCCTGGGAATCCGGAGCGGCTCCCGCTGCCTCCGCACCGAGCGCGGCCCCGGCGGAGAGCCCCGGCTGCGGCTGCAG GACGTGGACATCCGGGAGCTGCCCCGCGCCGGTGACAGCGCGGCCGCCTTCACCTTCTTCCGCTCCTACCGGGACGGGCTGTGGCGCTTCGAGTCGGCCGCGCACCCCGGCTGGTTCCTGTGCACGTCCCCGCGCGGCCACCAGCCCCTGGCGCTCTGTCGCCACCGCGATGTCACCTCCCACCTGCTCGACTTCtacttccagctctgctga
- the LOC115912576 gene encoding interleukin-36 receptor antagonist protein-like, with amino-acid sequence MSRASRAALRRTPRGHRPGVMAGSGDTAEGVIDPDMVALFEDFLGKEVTVTFSGAGPAAQPRPYHYVLRDTEQQGLCLRHGHLVATSLQGANAALEEPISVVPNRHLERRRCPLIVGIRGGTRALSCGTGPEPRLGLEDVGLLDLFSADKDRAAPFTFYKTFGGSTHTFEAAAFPGLFLSTAPDEALRLAPAAGATAFYLRRK; translated from the exons ATGTCACGTGcctccagagctgccctcag aaGGACACCCCGGGGACACCGCCCGGGGGTCATGGCGGGGAGCGGGGACACGGCCGAGGGTGTCATCGACCCCGACATGGTGGCCTTGTTCGAGGACTTCCTGGGGAAAG AGGTGACAGTGACGTTCTCGGGGGCGGGCCCGGCGGCGCAGCCCCGGCCGTACCACTACGTGCTGCGGGACAcggagcagcaggggctgtgcctgcgCCACGGGCACCTGGTGGCCACCAGCCTGCAGGGCGCCAACGCCGCCCTGGAAG AGCCCATCAGCGTTGTCCCCAACCGGCACCTGGAGCGCCGGCGCTGTCCCCTCATCGTGGGCATCCGCGGTGGCACCCGCGCCCTGTCCTGTGGCACCGGCCCCGAGCCCCGGCTGGGCCTGGAG GACGTGGGGCTGCTGGATCTGTTCTCGGCCGACAAGGACAGGGCCGCGCCCTTCACCTTCTACAAGACCTTCGGCGGCTCCACGCACACCTTCGAGGCCGCCGCCTTCCCCGGGCTCTTCCTCAGCACGGCCCCGGACGAGGCGCTGCGGCTGGCACCGGCCGCGGGCGCCACCGCCTTCTACCTGCGCCGCaagtga